The Eleginops maclovinus isolate JMC-PN-2008 ecotype Puerto Natales chromosome 6, JC_Emac_rtc_rv5, whole genome shotgun sequence DNA segment CTCTTAAACTGACTGAAATTGGTCCAGAAATACAACGACTTCATCCAGAATGTTGGATATAATTGATGATAAATAAGAACAGACGGATCAGGTGGGGTTTTATGACAGCAAGTTTAAAGCAGGATGGGACGTAACCATGAAACATTGAgctatttattatcaatatatTACAAGAACAAACTTGGTCCAAAACCTGTAAAGGTTTTATGAATTTCATCTTTCTTTCgttttgtgaaatgtcacaCATCAACATGACATATAGTAGCATTAATAAGAAGTGAGCATGATACTGTAACTGACCTGAAGTAAGAGCTGTTTGGCTTGCTCGTTAATTTCGCTCAAAcatgctttcttctttttccacaTGTAAAATACCTTCAGGGGGAGAAAAGCAGGGTTCAATCGACTGACTAAGCATAAGACTGTgtaacaacatttttgaaaaggtGAGGGCACTCTTACTCACTTGAGGGTTTTTGAACATCACATACTTCTGAGGTCTTGaggcaaaataaatgttgttttcactgAGACGAGTCCACGCAGACAGGGGCTCCACTAAGTGTTCGTGGTCTTCAAAGCCtctttctgaaatgttgaaaacacaTGTATACTGTATCCTGCCTCTGTGGAGATTCTTCTTggcatctgtgtgtctgtctgtgttcttgATTATCTCACCGATCTGCAGTTCAGGATTGGTCTCACACAGGCTCCAGTCAACACTGCAGTCACAGTGTGTCTTCTCAAACAGCGTGTCCAAAACCTCTCGGACTGTCTGTCTCTCATCCACCATCAGTGTCTTGGAGCTGCCGTCACTCATCAGCACTTTTACTATTAGCTGAAGGAGTGGCAGAAAACTAAGTAAATGTGTCTATCTAACTGAAAAGTGACTTAATACGTAAACAGACCTGATCATTTTACCTTTCTCACTTTGGCTTCTTTCAGCTTTTCCAGTGCCAGTTTAATTTTGTCTCCCTTTGTCTGTGGTTCGCTCTGGAAGAATAAAAAGTCCTTGATTTATGTCCTTTATTCTTTGAAATTACaactttgtttttcacaatcaGTGAATGATTCTGTAGTTACCATCTGCAGCCCTCCAGAGGATTCAGCGGAGTTGGAAGGTGGAGGAAGTTCAGCTGCTGTCTCAGGTTGCTGAATCATACCTGATGCTGGAATTTCATTATTTGCATAGCTGTCGGCCTGTTGATCTGTGGGGAAGTTACATTCTAAGGTGGTTGATGCTAGGTCAGCCATCAGAGCATCAAGGTCATGGTCCTCCAGTTCCTTAAGAGACTCTGTAAGGAGATAAGGAGTTGTGGCTAAAGGTCAGAGAAGTAAAGGGCCCAGTCAAATTTCCCTTCCTGGTAACCAAACACTGGCAACAAAACCTCCCTAgccaagctagctgtttccctctgtaaacagtctttgtgctaagctactCGGCTCCTGGCTATGCTTGTCCAGCTTGTTGCGTTGCGCAAGTCTTTCCTCATAATTTATTTAGATGTAATCATCCATCTAATTTTGAAGGGTCTGGCTACAAAGCTCCAGGCTTGTGCCCCTAACCTTTAGGTTCCCGAACTCAGAAAAGAAGGTGACTTAAGCTCATGTATTATGTTACGTTACGTTATGTTATGTTGCATTATGTTAGTTACATATTAGTCATGCTATGTTATGTTACGCTACGTGATGATACGTCATGTTTCCTTAGTTATGTCATGTTAAATTATGTTATGTTGCATTATATTATGTGACattatgttgtgttattttgttaCGCGACTGTATGTTGGATCATGTTTCGTTACATGGCGTAACATCACGTGGCGTAACATCACGTGGCGTAACTTAACATAGCGTAACTTAACGTAGCGTTACTTAACGTAGCGTAACTTAAAGTAGCGTAACTTAAAGTAGCGTAACTTAAAGTAGCGTAACTAACATGACAAGATAACATAGCGTAACATAACGCAACATAATGTAACATTACGTAGCATATCACAACATGTTATGTTACATGATGTTACTTTATGTTGCtctattttatgttatgttacattatgttatgtttcattttgttacgttatgtttatatttgtaataataattacacTTAACACATCTGATAAGATTTTCCACTGTGGGTCCCGGCACCAAAGGAGGGCCAAAGCCTAGAGCTCTGTAGTAGGATGCTATTGaatttatttgtcctttttatttcctaacAACGGATTTTAAGCATTTTTACAGTTGTGCCATAGCCATCCAATTGTCCTCTTTCATTTCTCAAACTGATTTATCTCCACTTTTATCCACCCTAGTCCGTAGAGGTTGGCGTGATCTTCTGGCACAAGAAAAAAGAGTCACTCCCCATCTCCTAacagaaacataacattttgaaagacgGCCTTACCTCCCCCACTTGCATCCTTTCTAAAACACACTTGTATTCAGGGCAGTGTGACTCTTGGTAATGTAACATAGTTGAAGTTCCATCAACAGTACTTGCTTTGGAAGAGAGCATTGTTATTTGAACGAGCATTTACCATTCAGGTCTGTGAAGCCAATGGAGAAGGTGCGATCTGTCTGTAAAGCGTTGTTCCCTCCTGGTGTGTCCGCTGGTGGCATTAAACTCTTCAACAAAGTAATGAGATGATAAATTAACAACATCTTACCCCCGCCTCCctccccaaaacacacacacacacacacacacacacacacacacacacacacacacacacacacacacacacacacacacacacacacacatatacaacagtttgcgtgtgtgtgttttatatattacagcaaacacacattatttcatCGAAAGATTCCAAATACATTTGATACAGAAGTCATTTGTATGACAGaagcttttcatttcaaatcaaagaGCAGCCAAAATGGGCCCTGGACTGCTATGAACTGTTTGAAAGAGGTTAAATGAGcctgttttttgtttccctGCAGTTTGTAATTTCAAGTTGGACAATTAATAAGGAACATATTGCACTCAATAAATAATATGTCACTTCagtaagaaaaaacatttgtcaaatGTGATGTTGCAAACTCTGTAGGTTATCTTTTCTTGGGACAAGCTGTACATCCAGTGCAGACATGAACACCCTGGTGTCTCTATTAAAAAGCTTGAATATCATAAGAAAAACGGCCAATATCTTGATCGTGATGTCTTAATTATTAACATGAGTCTCGACAGGCTCAATCATATTCTTTAAACAGGCTGGGATAACTGCCAACCCGTACACAAAATGATTGCTGCCATCATGCAGTTCAACCCAGATTATTACTATCTGAACAAATGTCGTCAAACGAGAGCCTGAAATGACACCTCCAAGCTCCTTAAGTCAGGGATAAAAAACTCTCCATTTTGTCTTCTGGCTTCAAGGCAGTAAAGCGTTGAATGGAGCAAGTCAAGGCGAAGAGTGGAATCACTTTAACGCTTTTGTTTCTCCGACTCTGAGATGATCAAGGCTTTAATCAAAATGCTTTTCTTGCTAAAACTGGTAATAGTCTGTTGGATGGTGTTTGTTTCTGTGGTGAGTTTTCAGGAAGGTGCACGCCAAAGTGACATATAGAGCGCTTTTCTTGTATGGCTGAGGTAATGGTCCCATTCTCAGGGTCGTAGCTTACATAAAGAGATTTGAAAAGGGCAAAGAATGTATTGAACCTCAGGCTGAGGTTGCATCAGTTGGAATTATGTAATGTTTTGCTTAGTGAGGCCTAGTTATATGATGAGCAGATTATGTGTGCTTAAGGAAATCTGCAGCAATAGGCCACGTCCAATCCAGATGCGATGACTTCATGTCTCAGTGTCGCCGTAACCTTTTTCTGTCAGAAGCTTCAGTTTCAACACAAAGACTGCCATGTGTAATCAGATAATGCACAGATTAGCGAGGTAAACATCGAGTGATTTGTCTAATTCATTTCTAGTAACCTGTTCCTACTTCAAAAGCATTGATGGAGCAGTCGGCCAGAGTGTGAGAGTCTCAGCTCATCTGGTCATGTTTTGAGAAAGAATGCAACCAAAGATGTTTGATATCAGGCTGTTGTTTCTCATAACTTCAGATGAACTGATGCATGAAGTCTTGACTGAATAACACAGTAAATGTAGTTTGTACTTTCAAACCGAAGTGTCATGGTTCTCAGAGAATGAATCTTAATGACTCTGATGAGCCCCTTACTTTTTTCCTAGCGGCAACCTCTGTGTCTGAAAAGTTAAGCCAATACGGAGGTGACTTAAACCTGAATTCTCTTTTACTGTATCTCCAGCAAGGGGCGACTCCCCTCCAATCCTTATTGTAAAAAtaagtctgattgtatagaagtctatgatgAAATGACCCTGCTTCTACCTTGATTTATTAGCTCAGTAAACATTGACCtaatgagtttattttcagaaacacTAGTTTAAAGTAGTTTTTAATACAGTATCATTTAAATTGGTTCAATTCAGAATAAGAGGAGGATAAAACAGGTTTGCTGAAGAGCGTGGATGCTTTGGGATTGACAGATCGCCACCACATTGTTGCCCGTTCTGTCCGTTTTCCAAGTTTTTTGTCTTACGACTGCAGCGCTTTGagaggttttgttttaattttcaagtttatttttacatttttgtcgTCTAGAAAATGATTTAGCATTTGGTTGTACTTTACTTCTTTCCCGGTACTAAGATATTAGTTACTGGGATTTACTCGAATGTCATCTACATAAGTCTTTCCAAAATACGTCACAGGTGAGAGCTTGCTTCACCTTTGTGTACCTTTTCCTGTGTATaaatgaaatcatttgtgaATTCTAAATAGGGTTGAGCTCCAGCTTCTGCAAAAACGATTCTAACTTAATGGCAAAACTAAAGCATTTCCAAACCGTAATGATTATAAATCCATTTCCTATCTACAGTCTAttgttttgagtaaaatattCCAAAAACTCCCATGAATTGTTATTAGTTTTATGATCTCTTTACGTTTCATAGCGCCACCTGGTTTCTGACTAATTACCTGGTTGATTACTTAATAGGCAAATATGTGTAACATGGTTGCGTAACAAACAGTAATTAATAGTGGATTCAGCATTCTTTTGTGACTTGCATTTGACGTAACATAACAATTGTTTGCTAACACTGTTTAAAcccaaaatcattttttatgcAAGCATTTATCTTATAGCACTGGTGTACAACTCACCTGAGAGAGATTATCTATCTCTCCAAGCAGGTCACTAAACATGGCGTCTATGTTGTCCATctgagaaggaagaagaagacatttta contains these protein-coding regions:
- the LOC134865898 gene encoding amyloid beta A4 precursor protein-binding family B member 1-interacting protein-like isoform X3, whose product is MMLLCEKETEKMDNIDAMFSDLLGEIDNLSQSLMPPADTPGGNNALQTDRTFSIGFTDLNESLKELEDHDLDALMADLASTTLECNFPTDQQADSYANNEIPASGMIQQPETAAELPPPSNSAESSGGLQMSEPQTKGDKIKLALEKLKEAKVRKLIVKVLMSDGSSKTLMVDERQTVREVLDTLFEKTHCDCSVDWSLCETNPELQIERGFEDHEHLVEPLSAWTRLSENNIYFASRPQKYVMFKNPQVFYMWKKKKACLSEINEQAKQLLLQEHFGGSTLIVPDLEGTLYLKEDGKKVWKPRYFVLRASGIYYVPKGKTKSSSDLVCFLHFDKVNIYNTKHFKLKYRAPTNFCFMLKHPCIQKESDYIKFLCCEDEHTLLLWVNSIRIAKYGTALYKNYQAAMERAHPSASHKDRYNSKVSTQPAPPKTTKVEDYPHEPPPDFIPPPPPGHTQV
- the LOC134865898 gene encoding amyloid beta A4 precursor protein-binding family B member 1-interacting protein-like isoform X1 is translated as MMLLCEKETEKMDNIDAMFSDLLGEIDNLSQSLMPPADTPGGNNALQTDRTFSIGFTDLNESLKELEDHDLDALMADLASTTLECNFPTDQQADSYANNEIPASGMIQQPETAAELPPPSNSAESSGGLQMSEPQTKGDKIKLALEKLKEAKVRKLIVKVLMSDGSSKTLMVDERQTVREVLDTLFEKTHCDCSVDWSLCETNPELQIGEIIKNTDRHTDAKKNLHRGRIQYTCVFNISERGFEDHEHLVEPLSAWTRLSENNIYFASRPQKYVMFKNPQVFYMWKKKKACLSEINEQAKQLLLQEHFGGSTLIVPDLEGTLYLKEDGKKVWKPRYFVLRASGIYYVPKGKTKSSSDLVCFLHFDKVNIYNTKHFKLKYRAPTNFCFMLKHPCIQKESDYIKFLCCEDEHTLLLWVNSIRIAKYGTALYKNYQAAMERAHPSASHKDRYNSKVSTQPAPPKTTKVEDYPHEPPPDFIPPPPPGHTQV
- the LOC134865898 gene encoding amyloid beta A4 precursor protein-binding family B member 1-interacting protein-like isoform X2, which gives rise to MMLLCEKETEKMDNIDAMFSDLLGEIDNLSQSLMPPADTPGGNNALQTDRTFSIGFTDLNESLKELEDHDLDALMADLASTTLECNFPTDQQADSYANNEIPASGMIQQPETAAELPPPSNSAESSGGLQMSEPQTKGDKIKLALEKLKEAKVRKLIVKVLMSDGSSKTLMVDERQTVREVLDTLFEKTHCDCSVDWSLCETNPELQIERGFEDHEHLVEPLSAWTRLSENNIYFASRPQKYVMFKNPQVFYMWKKKKACLSEINEQAKQLLLQEHFGGSTLIVPDLEGTLYLKEDGKKVWKPRYFVLRASGIYYVPKGKTKSSSDLVCFLHFDKVNIYNTKHFKLKYRAPTNFCFMLKHPCIQKESDYIKFLCCEDEHTLLLWVNSIRIAKYGTALYKNYQAAMERAHPSASHKDTTRRSAHNRLHPKLQRSKTTLTSPRLTSSLLHLLDTHKFKASFSRPG